In Nocardioides sp. InS609-2, a single genomic region encodes these proteins:
- a CDS encoding ATP-binding protein translates to MHLSGALHDLPAAVSVALYRIAQEALTNTMRHARNVTRVHIDLAGDVDRVRLVVFDDGDPVAANRPATGFGLVGMRERTSLLGGTFLAGPNLDRG, encoded by the coding sequence GTGCACCTGTCGGGCGCCCTGCACGACCTCCCTGCGGCGGTCAGCGTCGCGCTATACCGGATCGCGCAGGAAGCCCTCACCAACACGATGCGCCACGCCCGCAACGTCACCCGCGTGCACATCGACCTGGCAGGTGATGTCGACCGCGTGCGGCTTGTCGTCTTCGACGACGGAGATCCAGTGGCAGCGAACCGCCCTGCGACCGGTTTCGGTTTGGTCGGCATGCGTGAGCGCACCTCGCTGCTCGGCGGCACCTTCCTCGCCGGCCCGAACCTTGACCGTGGCTAG